The genomic segment AGCGTGATTTGGGTTAGTGAGGCCCATATCCTTGCTTCATGGCAATTTATATCATTACTCAACTTCAATTTATAAActactaaataattttatttattttatcgtAATAGTTCAATTAATTATgtaacttattaatattattatatacttACTCTATCGTACACAATATACcagaatttttataaatttaaaggcactataattttaattataagtaATCATATCAAATCCTCCTACTTTGATGTCAACAAAATCTTTTCATCTAGTAATTTTGGgatttctcaattttttattttttttcttaaatttttcatGTCGTTTTAAACTATTCATAtcatgaatcaaattaaaatatattttttaattatttaataacattttCATGTTGATTAGTGTGTATGTCTTAGAACATGTTTGGAAACGTGGTGCAAACCAcgttctcaaattttttttttaaaatttaatatggtttgtacgttttggattgttttgatgtgctgatgttaaaaataatttttaaaaaataaaaaaaaatattattggcatgtattttggcacaaaaaattatttgaaaagcaaccgctaccacactgtcAAGCACCCTCTTAGTCTAAGGTTGCAGATTTGATTTgtgttggaaaaaataattatatttcatgCTATAAATAACTTATTATCCATGtatttactttttcaaaaacaaatattggtaataattaaaaaaaaaacaaatattgggGAAAGCACACGGTACTCCCTCTATCTCCCACACATGCTTACTGTAacaagcttttatttttatttttttaattctataatttaatgtgaaatttttattaaatattatcatttaatatttaattaatttttatatattttttatcatataataaaataaaataaaaatcaatttgattagagttgtaagtttaataaattaactttttttttttggacttgccaaatcaataaaattacctTAAGTAActtttatacaatttaatttaaagcttgaattaacaaaaaaaaaatcaaattaaaaatattcaagtttaaactTCTATATTAAGTTTAATGATAGTGCttaaattttttctactttttcaaaacaatttttgtttAAGGCATAGCAACTAGGAAGAGCGCAGGAAATAACCTAGTATATCCTAGACGTGTGGTGCAAGTTAATTACAATTAGCAAAACTAATTTAACCAGTCCACATAGTTTTAACAACTATAATATTTGATCCCCATGTTTTTTAAACCATTTGTTACTTAATcaatttttccaatttattttttccttgaaaaatagaaaaagccaGCATCTCCCCCTTTTCCATTAGCATTCAAGTTTTACTCTTCGATTTATAAATACACCTAACATAGTAAGAATCaacttttacatttttttttttatatataaaaaattataataattaattccaATTATTTTACTTCATATCAAACATCAACTAACAATCTCTTCTTATTAGCGTATTCAACTATCCGATTTCAATAAAGATTCAAGACAAAATTGTATAATGATGCTCTACATGGACCCCATCACACGCAAGAAGATCACAACGTGAAGAACACCAATAACCCCTCGAGTTCATCACACGTTAAAAGTTGTTCTCATCAGCCGTCCCAGCATCTTTGTTCTATGCCGTCTGCAAATACAAGTTGTTTAAGCTACATATATAAAACCAAGTGCTGGAGACATCCTTTGAAGGGCAGACTTTTTCATCAACAAGCAAATCAAACTAATGCAGTCAAGGATGGCAAGAGGCCTCTAACAAgcctgattttgtttttatattcttCAACCCTTCCCGtttgaatcattttaacatAGGATACAGAGAGAGATGAAACAGGAAAACCAACAAAATTTACCTCAATTTGAAACACTCTACATTTATATTGTTAGCACCCAAATGTTGAAGGCTGAAGTAAACAATTCTTGCTGCAATTAAATGGTTTAAACagcatgaagaagaagaagaagaaagggcaATTTCGCCCTAGAATTAGATTAGACGAACATACAACATTGACTTCTCGCTAGAATAATAGGACAAAAATGTGAAAAAACTGTAAtgagggaggaaaaaaaaacaagggttggtctctctctctctctctgtttgttttcttttgtttttttttggtagattGATTTGGATAACCAATTATTACTTACCACGATCAGAATCTGAACTGGGGGTCAACGTCCATTGCCCAAGTAAACTTCGCTAGGAGAGACTTGTTGAATATCTGTAACAAAGGCATATGGTAAGAAAACAGTCACTGCTGCGGTACCAAATTGAGGGCACTAAGAGGCATAACTGTTGATTAAactattacattaaaaaagcaattagctCAATTTATCCTCGTATTTTGTCTAGTCTCCAATCTGTACTAAATAGTGGGCCACTCTCCATTTCTATCCTTGTATCAGGTATTTTcatctaaactaaaaaaaaaaaaaaaaaaaaaaaacaccataccATCAAGCAAGACTCAAATCTAAcctaatttatttaaaaggaaattCACAATATGACAATTTGGTGtaccttttcaaattatttttttaataaattcgaTAGGGTTCGAGTTCTCAAATGAGGGTATTTGCATCAGTTTGCATAAAAATATCCATTAGAATGGCTGCCTAAAATATAATGCTAGATAGAAAGCAATTAGATTTGTAAGGATACCGCAGAGTCTgacttaaaaaataaggataagtTGAGCTAATtcctcaaaaataattttagaagcaGTTCACCTTCTCAATAGGAACTTCATGCCGCTTGCACCATGCAACTGTAATCCTAGGATCAAGGTAATTAATTTTGGACGTGCCCAATGCTACCGTTTTCAGATCCTCTTTGGTCTTCATGGACAGTTCCATTTTCTCAATCTTTTGATTGGTTGTTGCTATCTTCTTCTCTATGCTGTAAATCAATTCAGCAAATCAAAATGAACCATCAAAACATGCACATAACACTTGAGCAAAAGGGCACAAGTTGTATTACGCTTCAGGAGTCAAGTTCCTCTTTTGCTTTCCATCTGCATCCTTCAATGGGGGCTTCCCCTTTTTGGCCCTGTCCAGATCAGTTTTGAACTCCTTCAGTGTGCCCTGCAAGCAGAATGATGAATCAGCTCAAAGCATGGACTTCACAAACACAAGCATCCAGGAATGGGCAAATTTTCCATATGCAAAGGGGCAACAATACGCTGAAGATAGCTGGCTTGCAATATACACAAAACAAGCAGCCAGAAATGGGCAAAGTTTCCAATATGCCAGGAAGTCCTCATGGCAGATTTTCCCCAAATTTCTCAAAAATGAGGGCCCGAAATTCTTGTtgagttctaaaattaattaccttAAGTTCCTCAAGTTTCTCGGTCAATCTTGACATTTGTGCATCATGAGATTTTGAAATAGTACGTTGATGATTACAAATGATTGCAACCTGCAGAAGAACAAGAAGCCAATATTAGAGGTGCAAGAGCTGCAGCTAAATATTGCAACCAAATATTCAGTGAAATTTTCTTGCAACAAACTGGCTTCACCTGTTTGTTTGCTTGGTTATAAATGACAAATTTTTCAGCAACGTCACCATCTTCTGTCTCCTCATATAACTGTTATCAGACCAAACATAACCCCAGAGCATATAAGCACATACTTCCAAGTGGCCCACAGGAAAAACTTCAATGTAGTAATTGACCCCAGTTTGCAACTTACTTTTTCATCCAATGTGATAGATGCATTGTATGTACGAAAAACTTTTGCTGTAAGGCCAGGCATGAGTTCTTTTAGGTGAGCATTTAGTTTACTTGTATCCAGAGAGTCAAAAAGATCATCAGTTGGCTTTTTtgctgaagaagaaaaaattgctCATCAGCCCTCACATAAGATAATTACCTTTAGTAACATAATCCTAACAGCCATTTACTCACCAACTTGAAACTGTCTAATTGCCTTGTACACAGGAAGCTCAACCTCGACTGTGTTTTCATATCGAATTGAATCTTTACCAAGGAAGTCAAACTGAACAATCATGCAGAAGCAAGTGTTAATTCTAGTAATTCACTGTTATATGTATATAGCCAATCATATTTAGGTAACTCAAAGTATGTTGTTTCACTTGTACACTTCCAAAATTAGGCCCACTACTGCAGCTACCAAGTACAGAGACACTACACTTGAAAACTATggttaataaacataaaaaccatCATACCTTCAACTTATTCGGAGGGATGCACTCAACATTTGCTACTTTTAATGTGCAGCAACCAACAGTATCAGCTTCATCATCATCCTGCAGGTTCCCAATTACAGAATGACGGAAATGTGATAACATTCTCACTTGAAGTGTATATAAGATCTATAAAGCTAATTGCCACAGGAAATCCTCAATACTGCTAAAGAAACATGGTAACAAGCAAACACAAACCAGCATAACAAAATGTCTCAGAAACACTTGCTAAGTTCTAAAAGTAAAATAGAACACATACTGGATAACTATTCTGGCGATTAGGTCTATGAAAAACATCCAATGAGTTTCAATTATCCTAGGAAGAGGTATGACTTTTGGTAACATTTCCTCAGAATCAAATGCAATTTTAAATTTCTACAATCTGATCACATGTTTCCATTATTGTGCTGTtcacaaaaatccaaaaaatagctGTTTATTCAACTTCACATTGGAAAACCTCTTAACAGAAATAAACCTAAATTGTTGTCCAAAGACAGTCATATAATTTATTCAAGATTGAGTTTCCACAGAGAAAGGGGAAGATAAGAAAGATTCAAggcattttgaaaagcaaaagtGGCATGTAAATCTGAAGGATACGATTCTTGATAAACTGAGCAAGTGACATGagcaaaataaaactaatttaaggCCTGAATCCATTCTTATCATTTGGCTTTCTACAAACCATATTGATACCCGAAGGCTCAGATTAACTGGTAAATTTAAAGCACCAGGTTCATTATGTGAGTAAAAGCCTTATTTGTCTTCAATAATTATATCCTCATCTGTGAAAGAAGACTCCAATCACAAGGCAATAAAACATTCTCCAAATAAAAGGTGCTACATCCAATCTAAAAGGCCCAAATCAACTGCCAAGGGGTCAAGAAGCTTGTTTAGCCAGTTGTTATACCTTCTCATTACCCGCCCTAAGAGCTAGTTTATCAATAAGATAGGTTGCCACTGCTATTTGCCGCTTTGTAATATCTTTACTTGCAAAATCCTTTGTGTAAGCTGTTCTGATGTTGTGTATATAGTCCTGCACTCAAAATACAGAAGCTAAAGGCAAGCTCCTCAATCATATGACAGGTTACAACAACCAGAAGCTCATAGATCAATACCTTCAACTTCCTTGCTTTTTCATATTTCTCCTTGTCACTTTGCCCCTTCAAGGAACTGCTGGCAGCCAAGAATACATATTTGAATTCCTTTGGATTGATTGGATCATTCCAGAATGCCAACCATGTAACAGTGTTATCATGCTTCACTTCTTTCCACCTGCCAAGCCAAAATTCTCACAATTTTCAGCTAAATCCAAACAATACTTAGTTATCAACAGAAGCTAAAGTAGTGTCTCCCTTCTATTTCCCCAATTTGAAAGAGACTGTATGAACCCAAACCTTTCACCAGGAATAGGACATTTTGGGATTGGGGCATCCTTTCCAATATTTATAGTAATGTCACTGGGACGAATACGGCTTTTCAGCTTTCCCATCTGGTAAATACCAACATTCAGTCAAAGGGAAAAAATGAGGTAGAGGAAATTTAGTCATTCGCCATCAtgaacatcaaaataaaatttagtcaaAGCTGAAAGCTCTATATCTCAGTTAACGGTTAGAAAGATGTCACTGGAACCTTTGGATGCTCTCCCCGTCCTCGAAATAGACCAGGTGGTTCAACCCTGAAATTCCCAAcctgagattgagataaccatCAGAATTGGCACAGTTAAAATGCAGGAGATGAGAAGtccattaagaaaacaaaatgcacagagttcaaataataaaatcagcAATAAGGAACCCATTATTGATTAGAATGTATGCCATAGAAGCAGAAACCCGCATGTGCACAAGAGCACGCACGCTCTTTTGCATACAAATGTTCACTAGATATAGCATTTCCCTTATAATGCTAATAAAAACACTTGATCCACAGATACTTACCTTCTCTTTAACCCCATTAACAATCGCCCACATATACTTCTCCTCTTGCTTCAATTTCTCTTCTCTCACAGCCTTCTTCTCCTACATGGTCAGACAACACTGATAATCAGAGAGAATGACAATATGTGAAACTTATTCTCAAAGAATATGGCGGAAGTACTGGGCTTCTACACTGAAAAGCTACCTTTGGTCACATGTGAAACTGAAATGATGATACATTAGAAAGGGGGATTACGTTTTTTTCTCAAGTCTAAAGAGGGATTACATACATGCAAAATTAATCTCTAAACAAACTAGAGATCAATAAGATGCAGGATGGCATATTTTAGTGCGGGTTATTTCCATGAAGCAATTGAAACTGCCACGGTTACTGCTTCATTACAGATAGAGGATGAAAAGATTCCATAAGGCTCTTCGGCAGAGAACAAAGGAATGGGTGTACTTCTACAATTTTACACAACAATAGCAACACTCCAATAACATATATCAAGCATTTGAGTTGGCATTCAAGTTCAAAGGTATGTGCAATTGATGGTAATTGCTCACTTTCACAACATACTAATGCTTTGCATCTCAATCACACAGAAGGCCATACATCTACCAACTTACTTCAGTActcatttgtttcttcttctccttttctttctgatGCCATTCATATATTGGGTTGAAATCACAGGCCTCTAGCTTCTGTATTACATGATTCTTCCCAAGTAATGTACGCCAATCATTCCAAAAGTTTTGAAGGAATTGTGGTTTTTGAACATATTCTGTATCTTTCATCACCGCAAACATGGTTGCAACCTGTGGTTAAAAGATCAAAGTTTAAATGCAGCTAGCACCAAACATATAGGGAGAAATTTGAAACCTTCCAATGTACAGAAATTCAAACAGACTAGGAGCAAGCGATAGAAATTAACTTATGTACACAAATGACATAGTAAGGCACCACAAACTAATTGAAACACACCTCCTCCTGTTCAGGAGTCAAATCAACTGGTTTCCCCTTGTAAAGCATCTTAACCCCATGAGGCTTGTATGGAGGTGGGAAGATGACACCGTTGTGAACCAAGGTTTTCCATTTTTTCTGCCCATCACTGGAGCCAGGTTGTACTTTTGTTGACTtcgaatattttgaattttgcatTTGTTTCTTGTTATTCTTGGTCGTCTTCTTGGATGAAAAAGAAACAACTTTGGTTACCTTTTGCTTCACAGACAAGGATTTGTTAGATGAGGAGCTTGCTTTCTTCATTCTCTGGGAAATTGTAAGGTGGTCATCATCATCTGCCTTCAGCTCAGCCTTGACAGTAACTTGCTTCGTTGTAGACGCATCTgaaagttttggttttttagcaAAAGACTGGTTTGAAGGAACCTTATTATCCATAGGTCTCTTAGTTGGCACAGCAGAAGATTTTTGTTGCTTGTCCTTTGCAGTAGAACCATttagctgaatttttgaaaccAACAATATCTTCTCACTAGAACTGATAGTCTTACAGCTTGATGACCCTGCATTTGACTTTGCTGCAAACCTCGAGGATAAAGGGACTTCATCATCATCTGAATGTTCATCCTTGACACGAGCAGGTACAGTAACCCCTTTGTTGGCATTGTTAGTGCTCCCCTTAAATCTAGAACTCAAGGGCTTATCATCCTCAGAATCATCATCATCCACAATCGGTTTGGTCTCCTCCTTAACGGCATTTGAGACAACCTGTTTAGATGCCTGCTTCGACTGATCAATTGAAGAACTTGGCACTCTAGAATATGTCACTGGTGGCTTCATTGGGGATGCCTTGGCAGATGAAGCTGATGCTTTAGGGCTCCCTATAGGAGATTTCACAGGGGATGCATTGGAAGATGAAATGGGTGATTTGCCCCTGTGGGCATTCAAGCTTTGACCATTGGAATTCTGAGAAGATGAAGATGGTTTCTTTGCTTCAAGGTTTGGTTGATTTTGCTTAGAGGTTGAGTTACCACCTCTCTTGAAAACTATGGGcccgtcgtcgtcgtcgtcgtcattaaaattattgagaatTGGCTTTGGAGGTGCCTGAACAACCATTAGAGTCCAACTAGGGTCTGTGCTGGCATGCATACCACATTAATATCGGGATAGAATTTacaattttcattcaaaaaccaaaaatgaTATTGTCAATGCAATCCACAATAGCACATTGACTAGATTCCTAGATGCAGTACCATaagcacaaaaataaacaaagatggCCTCTGCTTTAACATGCTGACTCGAAACTTAACTAAATCCACAACAAAAACAGTAGATTGAACCACCAATTCATTTTCTAAAAAGAGGCTAAGCTAATCCAAACCCAAATTTAtacatcataataaaaaatcagtGAGCTGGAGATTATTACTATTACTTCTAATTAAAAAGAAcccaaattgaaaatgaaaagaaatctaatctttcaatattaatcgaatttaataaattaaaaacacccAATTACCGACAGCAATAGCAATTCCCAGTGATATCAACTAATCTTTCATTCCCCATTGAAAGTGAACAGAATAAAGACAGCTGTTTTATGCGtgtataagaaaaagaaagagcgcCTACCTAAACAGGGAAGAATTAAACAGTTTTTAGTTTGTTCGTTTGTAACAGAAGCAGTGTGGCGGTGGAGCAGAGGGGAGCAGCTAACTATTGCAAAGTGTAGAGAGAGACCACATACAAAGCTTATTAAGGTGAAGGTGGATTGTAGTCTATTTTTCACTTTGCAGACCCCTTCCTTCTCCTGCTTTGTATTCTTTGTTTCTTCCTCTAAAACGGCTACGTTTTCGACGACTtcagtctttttctttttttccctgacTCAACAACCAGGCGgcgagttttcttttcttttcacggTTTTTAACCGGCTTGCCCGGGTGTTCCGGGCTAACCGAACCCGACTCTGCTTAACTAGCGGGCCCGGAAAACTCACAAGGGCGGGTTACCTGGTTAACCCACCGTGCTTAACCGGTCTAGTTAATCTACCTTGTTATCGATCTATCTTCTATAAACACTAGTAAAATGGACGTGGTAAGTTGTATGGTTTTGAGGACGTAGACTAGCCTTGCGTACAGGACTTTTCAGAGCTAATCAATTGAAAgcaatcaaattatattattttccaaCCACTTAAATCATAagctttaatcaaatattaaaaattaacaatatatccTAGGTATCTCTCGCCATGTGCAATTGTAATGATGTCTCAAAAACCCGTAATGTTTATATAATCTGTTTTTTAGTTTGTGGGTCCTcgttaattaaaatattcagataaataattttcttcttcttagctTAAGAAGcgtcaaattaatttaaagatcattcaataataaaatcagtatctttataaaaaaaataaaaaataacttaaaaaagacttgaattacaaaaacaaatgatgcTTACTCTTGTTTCTCAGGGTAATTAATACTCTGAAATATATGCATGctcttatgaaataaaaatattctaaactGCTACATAGTAGGTTCAGGAGGTATTTATACTCATTAACCttgtcattttcaaaaaaaaattgaaaagtccATTACTTTCGGTGATACTGATGAGAGATAAATATCCTTTATATATCATTAATAAGATGGTAAGTATGATAAGTTCCTTAAGAGATGTTTTATACATCTATATAAATGCAGGGAAAGCATTACTTCATAtatgaataatttatataattgctCTAGAAGTAGAATTAGTTAGTCTTGGATATTCAAGACCTGAGATATAACCCAAATATATTGATCTGGCATATTACGAAACTCACTTTAttgtaaactttttaaaatcttaaaaagataTGCCAAAAATAATTACcgtatcaaattgaaaaaataaaatttcaatagaataataattctttaagagaaagagaaagtaagaaaaaattttatatcaaaactttaaattaagatttttaccTATTGTTTTTCACTAGTTGTAAGCTTAAGTCATAAATTTAACACCatggtcattaaaaaaaaaaaagaattctaattctttaaaaaaggtaattatttaaaaaattatgatggtatataaaagttaaattatataGCATTTACAtctgtattatttttcaataaaccttttactaataaaaaattaaaattatgtattcaattttgaaatagatcaatactaattaagaatttaaattgaaacaaGAATGCAAAATGTGTGTACCTTTGATTTAATTCATTTCAATCAATGATAAATAGTAAACAAGCAAAGCATAAAATTCTTAACTTGGTTTAATAGGATAAAAAGTAAAAGGGTAATGTATAGTGTTACAAAGATTGAGTTTCATGTTAAGTAAAAGTTCTAGTCCTATACAAATTATTTATAGTAGATAAAGATTCTACAATATGAATCTTAGAACAATTTATAATTCATACTCAACCGCGTCTTATCCTAACAATTATATGTGTTGGAACTTCCAAATATACCACAAAATTCACCAACAATAACTACTAAAGATATTTATTTGGAATAGGActtaatcaatcaatcattaACTTAGATCCTCATTTATAAATCCTcggataaaaatcttatattgaaattaaaatagtaaaatgaaaagaaggaagagaagaattAAAGTTGTAAATTAAAGTGGTAAATATGGTTAGAGAAATTattttctatcaaaataaaatacacttttgGTTGGAAATTTCTGTGTTAACTCTTAAATGAAAAGATTCAAAGTTACTAAATATTAACAATGTAATTGATTAGtgaaagggttaaattgaacaaattaattgaatcaaatGGGAGTTTTAATGAGagagatgaaaaaaacaacaaattaaggtGTTTATGGGGAAAATGtataaataagagaaatggtggggtcaatgtaaaaaaaaagagaaaatatgaaggattaatatagaaattaagaaaacataaagGTCTAatgtgcaaataaaaaaaataaaaggaggcaagatgcaaataagaaaaaatatatctataaatAGTGAAGAATTCTCTAGAAATTCTTGGAGTTGATAAGAGgagaaaagagggagaagaGAGTAAGCtaaaatcttacaaaaaaatccacactaaaaacattaaaatcttgttttgtgttttttcttgaatGGTTGAGTTACTAGAGTATTTGACAGAGGTTTATAGTTTATGAAGTTGAATAtagaatttttgtttatatatatatatatatatagaatgatGATATTTGATATAAGTGATGAATAAAAAATGGGTTAGTagagagtttttattttagagaaAGGATTTGATGAGGTTAATGGGTTCAAAATTATGTTAAATGATGATAAATgaagctattatttattatggtcgctaaaaataatggaaaataaatggGAAATAAGTAGATACTTATTAaacttagaaattaaaaattggaTAGCTTGTCTTTCGGTTTCTCTAATAAGGTTAGGATCATAAGATGATAGAATTTGAGTAGTTTCATTCATAAAAGTTATAGACATAGATGTTATTTTTTGAACTCAACTGAACTTGTCTAAATTAGAGTGACAAAACTAGATATGAGATAAAAACTGAATAAGGGTCTAAATCAATTTATGCATTTAGTCATGTGGATGACAAAACTAGGTTTAGTCATCTTCATAAAACTTGTAGAACTATGTTTGagatttttaaagaaagaaaccaCATATAAAacaagttctataactctaggtgtaatcaaaatacaaaaaaaatattttaagtcaaTCATGTTTAACCACTTGgaatttgtaaattgttaacTATTGTTTCAAGTtgttcttaattgaaaattttgaattattgaggaaatagaaaagaaaagtgtgTATATACATGGacaaaacttgaaattaataaagtGTACTTGTTGATATAGGTGAGACCGTAGGCATTAAACAACAACAATGGATGACCAGCAAAGTTAGACTTCAAGTAGGTGCTTAAcaccttaaaaaattattttaaagtctcttgtacattgcatgtcaaaatcttttttatgcATGTTTATTACATGAATATTGGTTGAATTAGCTCCCTAGTTTGGGATTAGTGCATTGTGAATAAGCTAATGGTTGAACTTGTTTCTCTATTTCGGGACTCGTGCCTTATGAATAGGCTATTGGttgaacctgttttttttttgttcgagACGGGTGCCCTGTGAATGAGCTAATGATTAAACTAATTTTCCTCGTTTGGAACTATTACCTTGTGAATGAGTTATTGGTTGAATTAACTCTTTATTCAGGATTGGTACCTTATGAATGGATTATTGGTTAAACTTGTTTCTCTGGTTTAGGACCGGTGCCCTGTGAACAGGCTATTGGTTGAATTAGCTACTTGATTTGGAATTGGTGCCCTGTGAAAGGGCTATTGATTGAACCAGCTTCCTGGTGCTAAGACTAGCGCTCTAGAAATAGGAGATTAATAGAACTAGTTTTCTGGTTTGGGACTAGTACCCTATTAAATAGGCATTTATAGAAATTTggttaatgaaattaaa from the Populus nigra chromosome 9, ddPopNigr1.1, whole genome shotgun sequence genome contains:
- the LOC133703487 gene encoding DNA topoisomerase 1 beta-like is translated as MVVQAPPKPILNNFNDDDDDDGPIVFKRGGNSTSKQNQPNLEAKKPSSSSQNSNGQSLNAHRGKSPISSSNASPVKSPIGSPKASASSAKASPMKPPVTYSRVPSSSIDQSKQASKQVVSNAVKEETKPIVDDDDSEDDKPLSSRFKGSTNNANKGVTVPARVKDEHSDDDEVPLSSRFAAKSNAGSSSCKTISSSEKILLVSKIQLNGSTAKDKQQKSSAVPTKRPMDNKVPSNQSFAKKPKLSDASTTKQVTVKAELKADDDDHLTISQRMKKASSSSNKSLSVKQKVTKVVSFSSKKTTKNNKKQMQNSKYSKSTKVQPGSSDGQKKWKTLVHNGVIFPPPYKPHGVKMLYKGKPVDLTPEQEEVATMFAVMKDTEYVQKPQFLQNFWNDWRTLLGKNHVIQKLEACDFNPIYEWHQKEKEKKKQMSTEEKKAVREEKLKQEEKYMWAIVNGVKEKVGNFRVEPPGLFRGRGEHPKMGKLKSRIRPSDITINIGKDAPIPKCPIPGERWKEVKHDNTVTWLAFWNDPINPKEFKYVFLAASSSLKGQSDKEKYEKARKLKDYIHNIRTAYTKDFASKDITKRQIAVATYLIDKLALRAGNEKDDDEADTVGCCTLKVANVECIPPNKLKFDFLGKDSIRYENTVEVELPVYKAIRQFQVAKKPTDDLFDSLDTSKLNAHLKELMPGLTAKVFRTYNASITLDEKLYEETEDGDVAEKFVIYNQANKQVAIICNHQRTISKSHDAQMSRLTEKLEELKGTLKEFKTDLDRAKKGKPPLKDADGKQKRNLTPEAIEKKIATTNQKIEKMELSMKTKEDLKTVALGTSKINYLDPRITVAWCKRHEVPIEKIFNKSLLAKFTWAMDVDPQFRF